The following proteins come from a genomic window of Flavobacterium eburneipallidum:
- a CDS encoding CmpA/NrtA family ABC transporter substrate-binding protein — protein sequence MKMIQKQIATLTKSVLVLAVAVSTAFTTVNAQEPIKLGFIPLTDCSPIVMAKELGLFKKYGVEVIVTKESSWANVRDKILTGELDGAHCLYSMPFSVYTGVGGKAGSEMKIAMMLNTNGQAITLSNDFCGKVGFKDMAKAGPVVASKLKAEKEVTFAMTFPGGTHDLWLRNWLALANINQKTSKIITIPPPQMVANMKVGNMDGFCVGEPWGGVAAMQKIGFTQIATQDIWKDHPEKALVVNKDFSAKRKADLIKVMKAVMEACMWLDVPANRKKTADIIGKAPYVNANNDVIEDRLNGEYNLGCNLGKKIYKGDQMAFHKGGLVNFPRKSHAIWAMAQYVRFGYLKTAPDYKAIADKLILTDLYKQVAASMKVKVPADDMKPFSLTMDKTVFNPANPAAYLKTVK from the coding sequence ATGAAAATGATACAAAAACAAATAGCAACATTAACAAAATCAGTATTGGTTTTGGCAGTAGCAGTGAGCACAGCTTTCACGACAGTAAACGCCCAAGAACCTATAAAACTTGGATTTATTCCACTAACCGATTGTTCGCCAATCGTTATGGCAAAAGAATTAGGATTGTTCAAAAAATATGGTGTAGAAGTAATTGTCACCAAAGAATCTTCTTGGGCCAATGTGAGAGATAAAATCTTGACCGGCGAATTGGACGGAGCGCATTGCTTGTATTCTATGCCTTTTTCAGTGTACACTGGTGTTGGTGGAAAAGCAGGTTCAGAAATGAAAATTGCCATGATGTTGAATACCAATGGTCAAGCCATAACATTATCAAATGATTTTTGTGGAAAAGTAGGTTTTAAAGATATGGCTAAAGCTGGTCCTGTGGTAGCTTCTAAATTAAAAGCCGAAAAAGAAGTAACATTTGCCATGACTTTTCCAGGTGGAACTCACGATTTATGGTTGCGTAACTGGTTAGCATTAGCAAATATCAATCAAAAAACTTCTAAAATTATCACCATTCCACCTCCGCAAATGGTTGCTAATATGAAAGTAGGTAATATGGACGGATTTTGTGTAGGAGAACCTTGGGGAGGTGTAGCTGCAATGCAAAAAATAGGATTTACTCAAATTGCAACTCAAGATATTTGGAAAGATCACCCAGAAAAAGCATTGGTAGTAAACAAAGATTTTAGTGCAAAAAGAAAAGCAGATTTGATTAAAGTTATGAAAGCTGTAATGGAAGCATGTATGTGGCTAGACGTTCCTGCAAATCGTAAAAAAACGGCTGATATTATTGGCAAAGCACCTTATGTAAATGCCAACAACGATGTTATCGAAGACCGATTAAATGGAGAATACAATTTAGGTTGCAATTTAGGTAAAAAAATATACAAAGGAGATCAAATGGCTTTCCACAAAGGTGGTTTAGTAAACTTCCCACGCAAATCACATGCTATCTGGGCCATGGCACAATACGTACGTTTTGGATACTTAAAAACAGCTCCTGATTACAAAGCTATTGCCGACAAATTAATTCTTACCGATTTATACAAACAAGTAGCTGCAAGTATGAAAGTAAAAGTACCTGCTGACGATATGAAACCGTTTTCACTTACCATGGACAAAACAGTTTTTAATCCAGCAAATCCAGCAGCTTACTTAAAAACAGTAAAATAA
- a CDS encoding alginate export family protein, with protein MKITKSIYLPLLGLITGNVLAQDFKADIQIRPRFEYTNGFGTLITPTTEHTSFIGNRSRVNLNYGDNKLTVKLSLQNISTWGDVNTTPLASKNGVAAFEAYAEYKFTEKWSTKLGRQTLSYDNQRIIGGLDWATQGRSFDAALIKYKGAKSQLDLGFALNANSEAKVAAATPYATDIFKDMQYAWYHSNIKKLNFSLLAINVGREYLKTPTEIGLNYFQTFGTYAKYDGKKLGIDYSLYGQTGKIGKNTVSAWEAAVNLGYAFTPKFKATLGYEFLSGKDQNSTSTVVKSFAPLFGTNHAFNGFMDYFYVGNHANSVGLSDITLKLDFPIKKVNLSVAPHIFSAPNKIVSAGVEQDSYLGTEIDVTAVYKAYKDITLIAGYSQMFASDSMVALKGGTGLNDSTNNWAYLMININPQVFSTKK; from the coding sequence ATGAAAATTACAAAATCAATTTATCTACCGTTATTAGGATTAATCACTGGAAATGTATTGGCACAGGATTTTAAAGCTGATATTCAAATTAGACCTCGTTTTGAGTACACCAATGGATTTGGTACATTAATAACACCAACAACAGAACACACTTCTTTTATAGGAAATCGTTCTAGAGTAAATTTGAATTACGGTGACAACAAATTAACTGTAAAACTTTCACTTCAAAACATCAGTACCTGGGGAGATGTAAATACCACACCACTTGCTAGTAAAAATGGAGTAGCTGCTTTTGAAGCGTATGCAGAATACAAATTCACTGAAAAATGGAGTACAAAATTAGGTCGTCAAACTTTGTCTTATGACAACCAAAGAATAATAGGTGGACTAGATTGGGCAACACAAGGTCGTAGTTTTGATGCTGCTTTAATCAAATACAAAGGTGCAAAAAGTCAATTGGATTTAGGTTTTGCATTGAATGCTAATTCAGAAGCCAAAGTAGCCGCTGCAACACCTTATGCAACAGACATTTTTAAGGATATGCAATATGCTTGGTATCATTCGAATATCAAAAAACTAAATTTTAGTTTATTAGCCATAAATGTAGGAAGAGAATACTTGAAAACACCAACTGAAATAGGGTTGAATTATTTCCAAACTTTTGGAACTTATGCTAAATATGACGGAAAAAAACTTGGAATTGATTATAGCTTATATGGACAAACTGGTAAAATAGGCAAAAATACTGTATCAGCTTGGGAAGCAGCTGTAAATTTAGGATACGCATTTACTCCAAAATTTAAAGCAACTTTAGGATATGAATTCTTATCAGGTAAAGATCAAAATTCAACATCGACAGTTGTAAAATCTTTCGCCCCATTATTTGGTACAAACCACGCCTTCAACGGTTTTATGGATTATTTCTATGTGGGAAATCATGCTAATTCTGTAGGTTTGAGTGACATTACATTAAAACTAGATTTTCCAATCAAAAAAGTGAATTTATCAGTTGCTCCTCACATTTTTTCAGCTCCTAACAAAATTGTTTCTGCTGGTGTAGAACAAGATTCATACCTAGGAACAGAGATTGATGTAACTGCGGTTTACAAAGCATACAAAGACATTACCTTAATTGCTGGATATTCTCAAATGTTTGCTTCAGATTCAATGGTTGCCTTAAAAGGAGGAACAGGATTAAACGATAGTACAAATAACTGGGCATATTTGATGATAAACATCAATCCTCAAGTTTTTTCCACAAAAAAATAA
- a CDS encoding Crp/Fnr family transcriptional regulator, which yields MREDQANCMSCTNENCFIKKHIHLEQMKTYIAKKRSFICKKTHQFIIEGAPIQGLYFIFKGKVKTVKTGIHGKEQIVRLTKEGDTVGFRGFGTSKRYLIGAYALEDTLLCNFSNEDMLEILKTVPEFTYDLMLFYAEELNKSENNIRKIAQMNVRERVIDTLLYIHRKFGQTNGVIELDLSRKEIADFAGTTDEQVIRVLSSLKKEALIKTVGKKIGLLQVDKLKAEIREHK from the coding sequence ATGAGAGAAGATCAAGCCAATTGCATGAGTTGTACCAACGAAAATTGTTTTATCAAAAAACACATTCATTTGGAACAAATGAAAACTTACATTGCTAAAAAACGTAGTTTTATTTGCAAAAAAACACACCAATTTATTATTGAAGGTGCGCCAATTCAAGGACTATATTTTATCTTTAAAGGAAAAGTAAAAACTGTAAAAACAGGTATTCACGGCAAAGAACAAATTGTTCGATTGACTAAAGAAGGAGACACTGTTGGTTTTAGAGGTTTTGGTACAAGCAAGCGTTATCTTATTGGCGCTTATGCCTTGGAAGACACTTTGTTATGTAATTTTAGCAACGAAGATATGCTCGAGATTTTAAAAACTGTCCCTGAATTTACTTATGATCTAATGCTTTTTTACGCTGAGGAATTAAACAAAAGCGAGAATAACATTCGAAAAATTGCTCAAATGAATGTGAGAGAACGTGTAATTGATACCTTATTATACATTCATCGAAAATTTGGTCAAACTAATGGTGTGATCGAGCTTGATTTGTCCCGAAAAGAAATTGCTGATTTTGCTGGAACTACTGACGAACAAGTCATACGTGTACTCTCAAGCCTAAAAAAAGAAGCACTTATCAAAACTGTTGGCAAAAAAATTGGCTTACTTCAAGTAGATAAACTTAAAGCCGAAATTAGAGAACATAAATAG